A window of Pseudomonas mucidolens contains these coding sequences:
- the pap gene encoding polyphosphate:AMP phosphotransferase, giving the protein MFESAEIGHAIDKETYDAEVPALREALLEAQYELRQQGRFPVIVLINGIEGAGKGETVKLLNEWMDPRLIEVRTFDQQTDEELARPPAWRYWRQLPAKGRMGIFFGNWYSQMLQGRVHGLFKDARLDQAIAGAERLEKMLCDEGALIFKFWFHLSKKQMKARLKTLADDPLHSWRISPLDWQQSETYDKFVHFGERVLRRTSRDYAPWHVIEGVDPHFRGLTVGKILLEGLQNALKVRKSKASGMNPAPLLASVDQKNLLDSLDMSQRLEKDDYEDQLITEQARLSGLMRDKRMRKHALVTVFEGNDAAGKGGAIRRVAAALDPRQYHIVPIAAPTEDERAQPYLWRFWRQIPGRGMFTVFDRSWYGRVLVERIEGFCSSADWMRAYGEINDFEEQLHDAGVIVVKFWLAIDKQTQLERFQAREEIPFKRFKITEDDWRNREKWDDYRAAVGDMVDRTSTEISPWTLVEANDKRWARIKVLRTINRALEDAFEQSDKRAKKGKKK; this is encoded by the coding sequence ATGTTCGAATCTGCTGAAATCGGTCACGCCATCGACAAAGAGACTTACGACGCCGAAGTGCCGGCGTTGCGCGAAGCCTTGCTGGAAGCGCAATACGAGCTGCGCCAGCAAGGGCGGTTTCCGGTCATCGTGCTGATCAATGGCATTGAAGGGGCAGGCAAGGGCGAAACCGTCAAGCTACTCAACGAATGGATGGACCCGCGCCTGATCGAGGTGCGTACCTTTGACCAGCAGACCGATGAAGAACTGGCCCGCCCTCCAGCCTGGCGCTACTGGCGCCAACTGCCCGCCAAGGGGCGCATGGGGATTTTTTTTGGCAACTGGTACAGCCAGATGCTCCAGGGGCGGGTGCATGGCCTGTTCAAGGATGCGCGGCTGGATCAGGCGATTGCCGGTGCCGAGCGCCTGGAAAAGATGCTCTGCGACGAAGGCGCGTTGATTTTCAAGTTCTGGTTCCATTTGTCCAAGAAGCAAATGAAGGCGCGGCTCAAGACCCTGGCCGACGATCCGCTGCACAGTTGGCGCATCAGCCCGCTGGACTGGCAGCAGTCCGAGACCTATGACAAGTTTGTGCATTTTGGCGAGCGGGTATTACGCCGCACCAGCCGCGACTACGCGCCCTGGCATGTGATTGAAGGCGTCGACCCGCATTTTCGCGGTCTGACCGTTGGCAAAATCCTCCTCGAAGGCCTGCAAAACGCCCTGAAAGTTCGCAAGAGCAAGGCCAGCGGAATGAACCCGGCACCGTTGCTGGCCTCCGTGGATCAAAAGAACCTGCTGGACAGTCTGGACATGAGCCAGCGCCTTGAGAAAGACGATTACGAAGATCAACTGATTACCGAGCAGGCCCGCTTATCCGGCTTGATGCGTGACAAACGCATGCGCAAGCACGCGTTGGTCACGGTGTTCGAGGGCAACGACGCGGCAGGCAAGGGCGGTGCGATTCGCCGTGTGGCGGCCGCGCTGGATCCGCGTCAGTACCACATCGTACCGATTGCCGCGCCGACCGAGGACGAACGGGCCCAGCCTTATTTGTGGCGTTTCTGGCGGCAGATTCCGGGGCGGGGCATGTTTACCGTGTTCGACCGTTCCTGGTACGGCCGGGTGTTGGTGGAACGGATCGAAGGGTTTTGTTCGTCCGCGGACTGGATGCGCGCCTATGGCGAGATCAACGACTTCGAGGAACAACTGCACGACGCCGGTGTGATCGTCGTCAAGTTCTGGCTGGCGATCGACAAGCAGACCCAACTGGAACGTTTCCAGGCCCGCGAGGAAATCCCTTTCAAGCGCTTCAAAATCACCGAAGACGACTGGCGCAACCGCGAAAAGTGGGACGACTACCGGGCGGCGGTGGGCGATATGGTCGATCGCACCAGCACCGAGATTTCACCCTGGACACTGGTGGAAGCCAACGACAAGCGTTGGGCGCGGATCAAGGTATTGCGCACCATCAACCGAGCGCTGGAAGACGCCTTCGAGCAGTCCGATAAGCGTGCGAAGAAGGGCAAGAAAAAGTAA
- the mnmC gene encoding bifunctional tRNA (5-methylaminomethyl-2-thiouridine)(34)-methyltransferase MnmD/FAD-dependent 5-carboxymethylaminomethyl-2-thiouridine(34) oxidoreductase MnmC produces the protein MNPVLPHAQLDWDDQGRPRSRVFDDVYFSDKSGLEETRHVFLEQNRLAERFAALAVDGSLVIGETGFGTGLNFLCAWQLFEQQAVAGARLHFVSVEKYPLRPADLQRALALWPELKPFADQLLAQYVAIHQGFQRLVLDSGRVTLTLLIGDALEQLLQLDAQIDAWFLDGFAPAKNPDMWTAELFAELARLAAPGSTISTFTSTGWVRRLLNGAGFKMKRTPGIGHKWEVLRGEFLGWPEQTPRPPTTAPWFARPAPHTGERHAMVVGGGLAGCATAASLAARGWRVSLLERHAALAQEASGNPQGVLYLKLSAHGTALSQLIVSGFGHTRRLLQQLQRGVDWDACGVLQLAFNAKEAQRQATLADAFAPDLLRCLDQTQAQTIAGVALAHGGLFFPEGGWVHPPALCQWQAAHPLIEVLTHHDALDLQRVDNQWQAQAAGRVLASAPVVVLAGAAEVTRFAASAELPLKRIRGQITRLAQTATSRDLATVVCSEGYIAPARLGEHTLGASFDFTSEDLTPTASEHAGNLRLLQDISVDLWQRLHAEELDPEHLEGRAAFRCTSPDYLPIVGPLADSQAFSLAYAALRKDARQVPDTPCPWLDGLYVNSGHGSRGLITAPLCGELLAAWINQEPLPLPASVAQACHPNRFALRRLIRNQA, from the coding sequence ATGAACCCCGTACTGCCGCACGCCCAGCTCGACTGGGATGACCAGGGACGCCCGCGCTCGCGGGTGTTCGACGATGTGTATTTCTCCGACAAGTCGGGCCTGGAAGAAACCCGCCACGTGTTCCTTGAACAGAACCGCCTGGCCGAGCGTTTTGCAGCCTTGGCGGTGGACGGCAGCCTGGTGATCGGCGAAACCGGGTTCGGCACCGGCCTGAATTTCCTCTGCGCCTGGCAATTGTTCGAACAACAGGCCGTGGCAGGTGCGCGACTGCATTTTGTCAGCGTGGAAAAGTACCCGCTGAGACCTGCCGACCTGCAACGGGCCCTCGCCCTCTGGCCGGAACTCAAGCCTTTTGCCGATCAACTGCTGGCGCAATACGTCGCGATTCATCAAGGCTTTCAACGCCTGGTACTGGATAGCGGTCGAGTGACGCTGACATTGTTGATCGGCGATGCGCTGGAGCAACTGCTGCAGCTGGACGCGCAAATCGACGCGTGGTTTCTCGACGGTTTCGCGCCGGCGAAAAACCCTGACATGTGGACCGCCGAGCTGTTTGCCGAACTCGCACGGTTGGCGGCGCCGGGCTCGACCATCAGCACGTTCACCAGCACCGGCTGGGTACGGCGCCTGCTCAATGGCGCCGGGTTCAAGATGAAGCGCACACCGGGCATCGGCCACAAGTGGGAAGTGCTGCGCGGTGAATTTCTCGGCTGGCCCGAGCAAACACCGCGGCCGCCGACCACCGCGCCCTGGTTCGCACGCCCCGCGCCACATACCGGCGAACGCCACGCCATGGTCGTCGGTGGCGGCCTCGCGGGATGCGCCACGGCCGCCAGCCTGGCCGCCCGTGGCTGGCGAGTCAGTCTGTTGGAGCGTCATGCTGCCCTGGCCCAGGAAGCCTCCGGCAACCCGCAAGGCGTGCTGTACCTCAAACTCTCGGCCCACGGCACCGCGCTGTCACAGCTGATTGTCAGCGGTTTCGGCCACACCCGGCGCCTGCTGCAGCAGTTGCAGCGAGGCGTCGACTGGGACGCCTGCGGCGTGCTGCAACTGGCGTTCAACGCCAAGGAAGCCCAGCGTCAGGCCACACTGGCCGACGCCTTTGCGCCGGACTTGTTGCGGTGCCTGGATCAGACCCAGGCCCAGACCATCGCCGGTGTCGCCCTGGCGCACGGCGGGCTGTTTTTCCCTGAGGGTGGCTGGGTGCATCCACCGGCGCTCTGCCAATGGCAGGCCGCACACCCGTTGATTGAGGTGTTGACGCACCACGACGCCCTCGACCTGCAACGGGTCGATAACCAATGGCAGGCGCAGGCGGCCGGCCGCGTATTGGCCAGCGCTCCGGTGGTGGTCCTCGCGGGCGCCGCCGAGGTCACACGCTTTGCCGCCAGCGCCGAACTGCCGTTGAAGCGCATTCGTGGGCAAATCACCCGGTTGGCGCAAACCGCCACCAGCCGGGACCTGGCAACCGTGGTCTGCAGCGAAGGCTATATTGCCCCGGCGCGCCTCGGTGAACACACCCTTGGCGCCAGCTTCGACTTCACCAGCGAGGACCTGACGCCGACCGCCAGCGAACACGCCGGTAACCTGCGCCTGCTGCAGGACATCTCCGTCGACCTGTGGCAACGCTTGCATGCCGAGGAGCTCGATCCCGAACACCTCGAAGGTCGCGCGGCGTTTCGCTGCACCAGTCCGGACTACCTGCCGATTGTCGGCCCCCTGGCAGACAGCCAGGCTTTTTCCCTGGCCTACGCCGCCTTGCGCAAGGACGCTCGCCAGGTACCGGACACGCCCTGCCCTTGGCTGGACGGTTTGTACGTCAATAGCGGGCATGGTTCGCGCGGCCTGATTACCGCACCCTTGTGCGGTGAACTGCTGGCGGCCTGGATCAATCAGGAACCGCTGCCGTTGCCTGCCAGCGTCGCCCAGGCCTGCCACCCAAACCGGTTCGCGTTGCGCCGTTTGATACGAAATCAAGCCTGA